A window of Spirochaetota bacterium contains these coding sequences:
- the accC gene encoding acetyl-CoA carboxylase biotin carboxylase subunit, translating into MAKITKILIANRGEIALRVVRACKELGIPTVAVHSQADEESLHSKFADQDVCIGPPQSKESYLNIPRIISACEITGADAIHPGYGFLSENAAFSDICKEHNIKFIGPSKEVINKMGDKANARETMKKAGVPITPGTGILKDADEATGKANEIGYPIILKATAGGGGKGMRICRSDEEVRSNLPIAQNEARIGFNNPDVYMEKYIENPRHVEIQILADEHGNVIHLGERDCSLQRRHQKLIEESPSPVMTPELRAKMGDAAVKGAQLAGYQGAGTIEFLVDDKGNFYFMEMNTRVQVEHPVTEFVTGIDIVKEQILIAMGEKLRYTQSDVKITGHAIECRINAEDWEHDFRPSPGKVTRVHLPGGFGVRIDSHVYSDYSIPPYYDSLIAKFIVRGENRMNAINKMKRVLDEAIIIGVPTTIPFHQKVLEHPVFIEGKVTTKFLEEYDLKDEPKDKGKKKAVKGKGE; encoded by the coding sequence GTGGCTAAGATAACAAAGATACTCATCGCCAATCGCGGGGAGATCGCGCTTCGTGTCGTACGGGCATGTAAAGAGCTCGGCATACCGACGGTGGCCGTACATTCACAGGCCGATGAGGAATCGCTCCATTCGAAGTTCGCCGACCAGGACGTCTGCATCGGACCGCCGCAGTCGAAGGAAAGCTATCTTAATATCCCGCGCATCATAAGCGCCTGCGAGATAACCGGTGCTGACGCGATACACCCGGGCTACGGGTTCCTTTCTGAGAATGCGGCGTTCTCGGACATCTGCAAAGAACATAACATCAAATTCATAGGCCCGTCGAAAGAAGTCATCAATAAGATGGGCGATAAGGCGAACGCGCGAGAAACGATGAAAAAAGCAGGCGTTCCCATCACCCCCGGTACCGGCATTCTCAAGGATGCCGACGAGGCGACAGGCAAGGCCAATGAGATCGGCTATCCGATAATCCTCAAGGCAACGGCCGGCGGCGGCGGCAAGGGCATGCGCATCTGCCGTTCTGATGAAGAGGTGAGATCGAACCTTCCCATCGCGCAGAACGAGGCGCGCATCGGGTTCAATAATCCCGATGTGTACATGGAAAAATACATCGAGAACCCCCGTCACGTCGAGATACAGATACTCGCCGACGAACATGGCAATGTCATTCACCTGGGTGAGCGTGACTGCTCCCTGCAGCGCCGCCATCAGAAGCTCATCGAGGAATCGCCGTCGCCGGTCATGACGCCGGAACTCCGCGCGAAGATGGGCGATGCCGCCGTCAAGGGTGCGCAGCTCGCCGGTTATCAGGGCGCGGGCACCATTGAATTCCTTGTCGACGATAAAGGGAATTTCTATTTCATGGAGATGAACACCCGCGTGCAGGTCGAACACCCGGTAACGGAATTCGTCACCGGCATAGACATCGTGAAAGAACAGATACTCATCGCCATGGGCGAGAAGCTCCGTTATACGCAGAGCGATGTGAAGATAACCGGCCATGCCATCGAGTGTCGCATCAACGCCGAGGATTGGGAGCATGATTTCCGCCCCTCGCCCGGCAAAGTGACGCGCGTGCACCTGCCGGGTGGTTTCGGCGTGCGCATCGACAGCCACGTATATTCCGACTATTCCATACCGCCGTACTACGATTCGCTCATCGCGAAGTTCATCGTGCGCGGCGAGAACCGCATGAACGCCATCAATAAGATGAAGCGCGTGCTCGACGAGGCGATCATCATCGGCGTGCCGACGACCATACCGTTCCATCAGAAAGTGCTCGAACACCCCGTGTTCATCGAGGGGAAAGTGACGACGAAATTCCTCGAAGAATATGACCTGAAGGATGAACCGAAGGACAAGGGGAAAAAGAAAGCGGTGAAAGGCAAGGGAGAGTAG
- a CDS encoding Asp23/Gls24 family envelope stress response protein has product MWRGKNIYYDDSGIPHEAEGEIRVSNEVIADITAHAASGIRGFVRFTETIVDGFAKFFTQGDLTEGILVRHAGDNPTERSVEIELSIVVQYGMVVQEVAEEIQRIVKERVEELTGITVARVHVNIQGIAPEKKM; this is encoded by the coding sequence ATGTGGCGCGGTAAGAATATCTACTACGATGATTCCGGCATTCCCCACGAGGCAGAGGGCGAGATACGCGTCTCCAACGAGGTCATTGCCGATATAACGGCGCATGCGGCGTCCGGCATACGCGGCTTTGTGCGTTTTACCGAGACCATCGTCGACGGGTTCGCGAAATTCTTCACGCAGGGAGATCTTACCGAGGGCATACTCGTCCGGCATGCCGGCGATAATCCCACGGAACGTTCCGTGGAGATAGAGCTTTCCATCGTCGTGCAGTACGGCATGGTGGTGCAGGAAGTGGCCGAAGAGATACAGCGTATCGTCAAGGAACGCGTTGAGGAATTGACCGGCATTACCGTCGCACGGGTGCATGTGAATATTCAGGGCATCGCCCCTGAGAAAAAGATGTAA
- the amaP gene encoding alkaline shock response membrane anchor protein AmaP, translating to MNPISILWSLVRYAIYLFILLLGVALVGQYYNSHLLTQILDPIKSFIEEYIFSRNVYSLLWGMLFVFIFIVGVVTFFSNLLASDPYVSIEDEQGYIHVSVEAIRDFVKKIATANREVIDARAKVVYRKKKLMVSLRLGVSSRQSITVLGDLIKDDIRRKLIDVVGIGADNIKSIEIAVESIDKRTTISDFRDVKVR from the coding sequence ATGAATCCGATATCCATACTCTGGTCGCTGGTCCGATACGCCATCTATCTTTTCATACTCCTGCTCGGTGTGGCGCTCGTCGGGCAGTACTACAACAGTCATCTCCTGACGCAGATACTCGACCCGATAAAGAGCTTCATCGAGGAATACATCTTCTCCCGCAATGTCTATTCGCTCCTCTGGGGCATGCTCTTCGTGTTCATCTTCATCGTCGGTGTGGTCACGTTCTTTTCGAACCTTCTTGCGAGCGATCCGTACGTCTCCATCGAGGACGAGCAGGGCTATATCCATGTCTCCGTCGAGGCGATACGCGATTTCGTCAAGAAGATAGCCACCGCCAACCGAGAGGTCATCGACGCACGCGCGAAGGTGGTGTACCGCAAGAAGAAACTCATGGTGTCGCTCCGTCTCGGGGTAAGCTCCCGGCAGTCGATAACCGTTCTCGGCGATCTTATCAAGGACGATATACGCCGGAAGCTCATCGATGTCGTGGGGATAGGTGCGGATAATATCAAGAGCATCGAGATAGCCGTCGAAAGCATCGATAAGCGAACGACGATAAGCGACTTCCGCGACGTGAAGGTGCGGTAG